In Panicum virgatum strain AP13 chromosome 5K, P.virgatum_v5, whole genome shotgun sequence, the genomic window GAAGTTAGAAGCAGACCTCTAATTAGCATTTTGGGAACCAAGTTGCATTGCAGATCGATCAATTAGCAAATAAGCAGAACACACTGCACGACCTTAATTAACTCAAAATAATTAGTAGCCCGATACATATAGCGACCTAAATTTAAATAGATAGTTAGGGCAAACAAAGAACACGATCGACCGAAGCAGATAACACGACAATGCCAGTGGTAATCCGACGATAGCTAGCCACGCACCGTTGATCCATCCGATCCATTCACAGTTATTAGTTGGCGCCGAGGACCCTCTCGCCCAGCTTGTAAGACACGTACGCGTCGATGCACGCGTACCGGATCTGGACCTCGTCCAGGTCATGCTTCTCCCAGTTGCTCATGGTCACGCCGCGGGGCTTCTCCATGACGAGCCCCAGCAGCTCCCTGGCGAAGCCCTTGAGCCCCAGGCCCCagcctcgcgccgccggcgcagcgGCACAGCCGGTCGTTGCAGCGGGACTCGAGGTCCACCGGCGCGGCGCACGCGAGGCCGTAGTCGGCGGCCAGCTTGGCGGCGTCCTCGCCGACGCCGATGCCGACGAGCCACACGCCGGGGTCGGCGAGGAGGGCCCTGACGGACGCCTGGACGCGGTCGACGTACAGGAGCTGGAGGACGAGGCAGCGGGCGCCGGCGCAGAGCTGGAGGACGGCCACCCTGGAGGTCGTCCAGCTGCGGTAGTTGGGCTTCCACTCGCAGTCCAGGCCGACGATGaggggcccgccgccgccgccgcgcgggtgaTGGTCGGCGCGCACGGCGCGGACCCACtcgtcggcggccgcggcgtcgcgGGTGACCGTGGTGTCGATCGTCGCGGAGCCGAAGCGCACGGCGAGCCGAGTGGTCGGGCCGGAGGAGGCTTGGCTGCTTGGCATGGCGAAGCGCAGCGACATCTCGTGGCTAGCTAGCTGCTACGGAGGGAGAGCAATCTAGCCGCTCTGCGCGCCCTGCTCTACTGGCTTCGTTGATGAGATTGTATTGTATGGAGGTCTTGTATTTATACTGGTGCGGAACGGGCATGTATTTTCATTGTACTCGGATCCATTTCGTAACTCGGAGCGTCAGAGCGTAATCCCGAAGAGTCGTCCTCCGATCCGTTTAAGTTACCGAGCGAATCGAAAGCAGTAATTAGGTACGGGCCGGAAATTGTGGTGTGGTCGTACTGGTTTAATTTGTTCATCGGTTCCGTTGAGATGAAATTTGACCGAATACCACATTTGTTGCCGGCCGCTGGACACCCAATGGATGTTTGGAGCAAGTCACAAAATAGCTGGCGGTGAAAGCAGGCCGGGTTAGCATGGCGAGAGCAAACCTCAAAGGTGGAGTTATCGTGACCAAAGATCGGGCACCCTCGCGTATAGTTATTGAGGAGTGTCTTTGTATCCAAAGGAGTTATATCCTCGTCAGTAAGAACTACAAAATAAAATATCATTATTTTCAGGCGAaagagaaaattgttgtttggTGTTGTGCACTACCGGAAACTgttcgtttgccgtgtgcccagtgGTTTTAGTGTTTGCCATGTGCAGGCCAAAGCAGCACACGATAAAGGCCAGGCACATGGCAAAGGatgtttttgccgtgtgccactcTCCAAAATGCATGGCAAAACTCAGGCACACAGCATATGAAGACTTTTGACGTGAGCCAGCAGAAGAAACACACAGCGAAAGTgtggcacatggcaaacacacgtgcgtttgccgtgtgccaaaaatcaagcactcggcaaaaccttaaaccctaaaccctttgtcgtgtgcccttTGCCGTGGGCTGGGGGGGCGTCTCCAGTAGTGGTGGAGAAAATATATATATTCAGCTTGCTTCAGATCGGATTTCTGCTTCACTAGAGAGAGTGCTGGCAAATGAGCTCAACACAACAAAACAATGTTATGGAACTAAATAGGACAAACCCAATGTTGAACATATATGTTTGGCTGTCTCTCTCCTCTGCAAGGAGGATAATTTGGAGCCCACAAACTTGAAGCAATATAGCCCACAAGTCCAATGGTTGTGCATCACAGATGTACCGTGGGATACCCAATGTTGCGGTTGGGGTTGCTCCTTGAGAGAGAGTAGCAAGCAAACACAGTAGCTTCCTTTTGCATGTTGACATTGGATTGGAAAGAAGAAAGGTTACTAGATTAGCAATAAAAGGCTTCAATTCGGTGGTCTCGGTTGGAAATCGGTTCCTCGACTCTAGGGAGAAATCCCCATATTTGACCTTGACCAGATATATCTTGCAACGATGGTGCACGCGTGCTATTTCTTGTTGGTGTTGTCTTTGGGAGCATTTCTCGTAGTTCGAGTGTATTGTGGTGCACAAACTGAAGATTGATATAGTCTTCTAAGATTAATAATGAAGATTGATATAGTCTTCTAAAAGTAATAAAGTCTCGCTCATCTTAAAGATCCCCATGTTCTTGTAAAGGGAACCAAATGTCTTATTTTTAAAGGTTTGATGACACTTTCAGAAGTAACACATAATTTATGTTACCCGCGTTACACGGAttcagtatatatatatatatatatatatatatatatatatatatatatatatatatatatatatatatatgcttaagaagacaaaaaaaaactcgacaTAATTTAGTCTAGGCACACCGGAGGCTCGACCACTTAGGCCGCCTCCAACAGTGCGGTCGAAATTGTATGCCTGCATGGAGGGAAGTGATAATAATAAAAAAGAGGAATTCTCTTGGGTGCCCTTCAGATCTTGCTGTCTCCGGTAAATGCGCTCTTTGGTGGCCACGGGAAACATGTCATGCACTAACGGGGAACCAAACGCTAGCGCAGCAAGATTCACGGCTTTTCCCCCCTCCAGCTAGCACAAACTAACGATGTCGTCGCCCACCAGAGGAGGCCTTAAAGAGCAAATCAACGTAATTAAGTGTTGATCTGGTATATATTGTCTTGAAGCATACAACTATTTTGCAGTAATTACACGTACAGGTATCAGATTTTGTACACGGTAATTTGCTGCATCCGCCACTATATGCACCACAGCACGCCCTCAACATGGAGCGTGTGATCCGCAAGCCTGATTCACGCGCAGCCATCAGATCAGGCCGTGCCGCGCGCAGCCACATCTGACATCTCGCACTCGCATCCAGCGACCTCCCGGTCGTCGAAAACGCCTCACCAATCTTGTAAGCAGGGATGGTCCCACTTTTTTTGAGTCAGTGAGTCGACCcaaataaatttgataaaatgaactaaaatggcatgctatgtaattagtttgggagaaaaaataaactaaaataagAAATACAATAACATAAATGggcacccacttgcatccctacTTGTAAGCCAACTATCCCCCGTGCCCCACGCCGCCGTTTGTCCTCCGCCCCCAACCGCCTCCGGCCACCGTCCGGGCGGCGACAGTGGCGGCCCCTGGGCTGCGCTGAAGTCAGCCTAGCCCgcgcctcctctctctctctcctacctccctcctcccctcggCCTGCGTCCTCGCCtttcttcgccgccgccggccgccggggccggaCTCGGGCCCCCATGGCCGGATCTGCCGATGCACGCTGCGGCCTGCCCCGTCGTCTactcggctcttggctgctcgCCCTCGGGTGGCTGGGGCCCCTTGTCGTACCGCCGCCACCTCGGGGGATCGGGCCCCTggccgcaccaccgccgctcgctcaggacggtccgccgccgcctcgtgggGGCTGGGACCGcgaccgcgtcgccgccgccgactcgtCAGGGCCGAGGGGCTGCCGCCGCTCGCTCAgggcggtccgccgccgcctcgtggtGGCTGGGGCCGCGATCGCACCGCCGCTCGCCTTGGGGCCTCGTCTCGTGCCGCTTTTGTGGGGATGGgatgccggcggccggcctccaTTGGAGCAGTGGCCTCCTGTCCCCCGGCCGGTCGGTTTCAGGTTAGGATTGGGGTGAAGGCGAAAGCCTTGGTTCGCTTTCGGGCCGGTGACGGCGACACCCGAGGGCGTCGGACATCGCTTACCTAGTTGAAGGCGTCACTCTCTCCCCCTATGCCCTCCTCGGTTGGACATCGACGGCGCCTTTTGCGGCACTCCCTCCCTGGCCGTGTGTCAGCCGTCGGCTCTGGGTTGGAAAGGGGCGGTGGCGAAAGCCTTGGATGCGCTTGCGGaccgatgacgacgacgccctcgggtgccgtttaccttcttgaaggcgtcatCCTTCCGcccttttcctccctctccagcTTGCCTTCCAGGTGAAAACCTTGACCATGTTGGTAGGATGACGACGGCGCCTTTGGTGTTGTTTCCTTCCTAGAGGCGTTGTCTTGGAAgtcttgctggtggcggtcatCTGCTCTGCTCGGAGAGTTTCTGCTTCTGCGCCTGCCTTCGCTCCGTTTTATCTGCATCGTCCGGGTCGCACTTGGTCGTCAGATTCTCTTCGCTGGTGGATGCTTTGGCGTCGTTCCGGTCTGACGAATGCTTTGCCATCATCATCGCGTTGGTTCATGTTGCTttgggcggatgctttgccgtcgtGGTTGGTTGTTTGAGTGGATGTTTTGCCACCTTTGTTTGATCGTTGACCTTTGCACCCCCGGACGTTGTTGTTTCTGCTAGCAGGTTTACTTGTAGGGTTCTGGTTAGAGGAGTGGGTTGTGTACTTTGTCTTCTCCGTGTTGTTTTGCTGTTGTTCGTGTTGTCGTTGTATTTTCTCGTTTCTGTGTATGTTTTTTCcagtatttttctatttttagtcCTTTGTGCTTTTGTGCTGGTCAAACTCTATTTTGTCGCATTAAAATTTTGTCTGTAACTACTTTTcttttaatgaaaaacgtgctcaggtaCGGTTGCGAAAAAAAATCTTGTAAGCCACATGGACGCAGGCCTAATCCAGTCGCTTCTCGCAAGGTCTTTCGTGGGCTTCCAATCGCAGTCGAGGCCGACGACAAGCGGCCTAGCCGGCCTTGCTGGTGGCATGCTCGCTAGGACTCCGCTGACCCACTCGGCAGCGACCCAGCACTGGTCACAAAGTTTAACTAAAGCAACTGAGTCGACGAACACTTATTAGTGGAGTATAATTAGCATTCGACTATTCGTGAAAAAACGCTGCACATCGACTTTGAGATAATGAGGGTAAAATAAGTCATACAAAAAAGGCAACGTTTATATATTGAGAGGGCACATaacttactccctccgttttagaACATAGGTACGGTTAGAATTTTTCAAAGCAAAACATTTTCAATTTTAAagataaatagaaaaataatcatctctatctctactatttTTAAAGCAAGCAATAATTCTACGGTTCGTCAATTGAATCCCAATCGGAATACTAATCGAAACCTGAACAAATCAATCTGAATTCCAATCGAAACCCAGATAATCAATACCTCGCATGGTCACAGCACGATTTGTACACAGAATGTAAGAGCACAAAATTGATAGTATGGTGGTCTCTTGTAGGTCTGGGTAAAATTAATTACGCATAACAACGCACGCGCAGTATACTAGTAGAGGTTAATAACATAAAAATTATGTTAGTATATTTATCTTGAAACCAACTATTATAACATGTaatcttttttatttgaaataatttatttttagagatattgttagttaaagttaaaaagTTTGACTTTAAAAAAACTAAAGGTAGCTATAGTTCTAGAGGAAGGGAGCAGTAAATTACTGCTACTACTGCTGCTACAAAAATATGTATTTCACAGTTTTTACCACTGCATGATGCTGCTGGAAAAATAGTGGACCAAAATGTAAATTAGAAGCATGCATGCGTTAGAGGCTACGCGATCAGACGTTACGTTAACGTTGCAACTCCCTGGTGACCTCATTATTACTTCCGCAGAACGGTTTTCAAATACAGAACTCCCTGGTCGTCCTTTTACCGAGTGAGTCAATCAATAATTACATAACGAAAAAAATTCTTAAGTCCATCTAGGAGTATACTCCAAAAAGACGGAGTAAGAATAGTCTTAGTGCAACTACTAAGATTGAGAACTAGATAATTGTACCGACtgagtttcatgggatgaaaCTTCTCTCTTATCCTATAaaactctcttcttcttctctcctcaccatgttagcaaaattgatgatgtgaTATAGAATTTTAATGTCATAAAACTCTTCATAAAACTCCATTAAGACTGGCCTAATATATCTCGTTAATCAAAACAGATTGGAGCTAGTACAACAACAGTACGTCTTATATTTTATACCTACTGTTTGGTAACCTGGAATGACAACTTTATTTAAGCACTCATCATGCCTAAATTTGCCCCTTAGCTTGCGGGCCAGTAATTAATCATGGAGGTGAAATTCTAAATTGTGTCAAGGTTCCGCACGACTTGAGTTTGAATCAGTGGCTTGTGATACAGTACTACTACAAACTGAGAACCATGCAAAGACACATTTTTGAACCTCCATGAAGCTTTTGGAAAGCAAGGACGACGCGAAGGAGCCGCAGCAGTGTCTGCCTGGACAAAGCAAAAATCACGTGAGATACGCATTCGCGCACAGATTAAAGACGGAAACATGGGAAAACCGAAATGAGTAGTTGCCTAATCGCAGTAGTTCAGCCATGGCGAGAATTGATACGTTTCCAAACTCGCCCCCGGATTTACTCTCTTGTGCTTCGTCCCTGCTCCCCCATCATCTGCTGGCCGGTTAGTCTTCCGATCATCATCACGGCAGCAACATGAAGCTCCGGCGGCTAGTAGGGCCATCTCTCTCTGCCGGAACAATGGCGCTGGCCGCTGCGCTCGCCGTGCTGGCTTCCATGGCCGCCGTGCTGCCTCGGGGCCGCTGCGACGCCGCGGGCACCGTGGCGCGGACCATCTTCGTCAGCCGGAACGGGAGCGCCGACTTCGAGTCCGTCCAGCGCGCCGTCGACTCCGTCCCGTTCGGCAACGGCCAGTGGATCCGAGTTCACGTCGCCGCTGGCGTCTACAAGTAAGTGAATCACGCATCCCTCGTGCTGTTGTAGTTTGAATAATCTAGTGGTTTTATTTCGTTCAGAGTGTTCTTGCATTTGTAGATTGTTTCGTTCTACTTGTACACGATATTGAATCTTAATCAAGAATTTGTCGAGTGTTTTCAGTTTGAGATTTATATATATGCTGCGGCGTTCCGTCCAGATTCGCTCCATTTTCATATCCATGTTTCATTTTCAGTTAATTTTCTTGTGTACTGTAACATCCTCAATCAAGTAGTAATGAAGCTAATTCTGCCTCTGTGTTTGGTGATGGCGCATGCACGCGAAGCGAGAAGGTGATCATACCTCAGAACAAGAGCTTCATCCTGCTGGAAGGCGAGGGGAGGCAGCAGACGTCGATCGAGTGGGCGGACCACGCCGGCGGGGACTCGAGCACCGCCGACTCGCCGACGTTCGCCGCGCACTCcgccgacttcgtggcccgcGACATCACCTTCAAggtccgtcgtcgtcgtctccatCTAATCAATCAAACCTCCCCGGCGGCTGCCGCTCACGCGATGGGATTATTGCTGCAGAACTCGTACGGCGGGGACGGCGGGacgtcgccggcggtggcggcgctggtgtcCGGCGACCGGTCGTCGTTCTACCGGTGCGGCTTCGTGGGCGTCCAGGACACGCTGGGCGACATGGACGGGCGGCACTACTACGAGGCGTGCTACATCGAGGGCGCCACGGACTTCATCTTCGGCGACGGCCAGTCCATCTTCCAGGGCTGCGACATccggacggcgccggcgccggtgtcgtCGCCCGGGTTCATCACGGCGCAGGGCCGGCAGAGCGAGGCCGACACGAGCGGCTTCGTGTTCCGGGGCTGCACCGTGCGGGGCGACACGCCGGCGTACCTGGGCCGCGCCTGGCGCCGCTACGCCAGGGTCATCTTCTACCGGACCGACATGTCCGGCGTCGTCGTCA contains:
- the LOC120709745 gene encoding probable pectinesterase 29; amino-acid sequence: MALAAALAVLASMAAVLPRGRCDAAGTVARTIFVSRNGSADFESVQRAVDSVPFGNGQWIRVHVAAGVYNEKVIIPQNKSFILLEGEGRQQTSIEWADHAGGDSSTADSPTFAAHSADFVARDITFKNSYGGDGGTSPAVAALVSGDRSSFYRCGFVGVQDTLGDMDGRHYYEACYIEGATDFIFGDGQSIFQGCDIRTAPAPVSSPGFITAQGRQSEADTSGFVFRGCTVRGDTPAYLGRAWRRYARVIFYRTDMSGVVVSQGWDAWDYKGREETLTMVEAGCTGQGSNRTERVPWTKALSDGELAKFVDLSYISGDGWLDAQPR